TTGCGGTATTCAGTAACCCTCAGCCGTACTCCATCGCTAGATGAGGAACGCTATCGGAAATTCTAGACCTCCGAAAAGTCTGGTGACTCTATAACCTGGGCGTAGATGAACCTGCTCGTAACTGCTCAACAGCCCATACATGACCAAAATATTCATGCCATAAGTATTTTTTACCTGAAATCTTCGAGGGCCGGCATCAAAGCCAAGTAAGAATTGACCTGGTTCGCAACGGTGCCACGGACTATCATAAGAAACATGTCGGCTCAGTCACTAGGTTCTCAGGATGTGCGACAACAGTAGGTATCGCATCAATAGCAGGATCAAGGGAACATGGCATCACTCCATCAGCCTGTTTGGACATTGACCGCTGAAGCAGTGTACGAATCCCTGGGAACAAGCAGCCAGGGGCTATCTGAGTATGAAGCCGCTGAACGATTGAAGAACTTTGGCGTCAATGAACTTCCAGCCCCAGCCCAGCGTCCGCTCTGGCTGCGGTTTACGGATCAGCTCACCCATTTTATGGCCCTGTTGCTGTGGGTAGCGGGAATTCTGGCTTTCGTATCTCATACCCCGGCCTTGGGATGGGCTATCTGGGCCGTCATCATCATCAACGCTATGTTCAGCTTTTGGCAAGAGTTTCAGGCCGAGCGGGCGCTGGCGGCCCTGAAAAAAGTCTTGCCCATGCAGGTCAATGTTTACCGAGATGGCACATTGCAGCAGATTCCAGCTAAGGAGTTGGTGCGAGGAGATGTCATGCAATTGGAGGAAGGCGATCGCATTTCCGCAGATGCCCGTCTAGTTTCTGCCGAAAGCCTATATGTCGATGTCTCCGTGTTGACTGGAGAATCGCTGCCTGTTGCCCGCAATGCCTACCCTGTCAGAATGCGGGAGGCAGTCTCGGTGCGGGCAGGAAAACCCCTTCCCCGAGCAGGAGAGCATCCCCTTCAGGAACGGGTGAATCCTGCAGAAATTGCCAACATGGTGTTGGCAGGGGCAACCGTGGCGGCTGGACGAGCTGTAGCCGTTGTTTATGCCACGGGTTCTCAAACCGAGTTTGGCCAAGTTGCTCACCTCACCACTGTTATTAAGCGAGAACCCAGTACTTTAGAACGTCAGGTCGCGCGAATTGTGCGGATTATTACGGCGATCGCGATCAGTATGGGGGTTACCGTCTTTTTATTCAGCTATTTGCTCATTGGCATGAACGTGACGGAGAGCTTTATCTTTGCCATTGGTATTATTGTAGCTAATGTGCCGGAAGGACTTTTGCCGACCGTTACCTTAGCCTTAGCCTTAGGCGTACAGCGCATGGCTAAGCAAAATGCCTTGGTACGGCGACTGTCTGCCGTTGAAACCCTCAGCGCCACATCTGTGATCTGCACGGATAAAACCGGTACGTTAACCAAAAATGAAATGACCGTGCGTCATCTTTGGATTCCTTGGCAACCTCAAGATATGTCTGATGAACCACACCTAGAAGATAGCGTTTCTCCTCATTTAATTGACGTCACCGGAGCAGGCTACGACCCCACCCTAGGTAAGGTGCAAATGCCGGCTGATTTTGCCGCTGCGTGGAAAGTTCGTCTGCTACTAATCGGTGCAGCCCTTTGTTCCAACGCCCGACTCATTCATCCCTCTCCCAGCCGTTGGCAAGAAATTGGAGATCCAACCGAAGCAGCCTTATTAGTCGCAGCAGCTAAGGCAGGCTTGAACCTACATGCATTGCAGGAACAGTTTCCTAGACTGCGAGAGGTTCCCTTTGATTCTCGACGACGCATGATGACCGTGGTGCTAGACTGGCGCTCATCGGATCTTTGGACAGCGGCAGAACCTTATCTTGCCATCACCAAAGGCGCTCCCCTAGAGGTGCTGCGTCACTGTCATTGGATGGTGCGGAATGGTAGCATTGAAGCGCTCGATGAAGATGAAGTGATTGCTGCCAACGATGGGCTGGCACGGCAAGGATTTCGAGTGTTGGGGCTGGCAGCCCGGCGCGGCGATGATTCATGTCTTACCCTGCGCGCCCAAGAGCTAGAGCAAGATCTTATCTTTATCGGATTAGTTGCCATGTTTGACCCACCTCGCCCTGAGGTGCAGGGAGCGATCGCCCAGTGCCATCAAGCCGGCATCAAGGTGACGATGGTGACGGGAGATTATGGGCTAACTGCAGAAGCGATCGCCCGCAAGATTGGGCTGGTTGGGAACAACGATCATCCCCATGATCGGGTACGAGTTGTGACTGGCGACGGCATGGGGCATCTGTCTGATGCTCAGTTGCGGCAGATTTTAAAATACCGTTCTGCCCTAGTCTTTGCACGCATGTCTCCCGAAC
This region of Leptolyngbya sp. CCY15150 genomic DNA includes:
- a CDS encoding cation-transporting P-type ATPase — encoded protein: MASLHQPVWTLTAEAVYESLGTSSQGLSEYEAAERLKNFGVNELPAPAQRPLWLRFTDQLTHFMALLLWVAGILAFVSHTPALGWAIWAVIIINAMFSFWQEFQAERALAALKKVLPMQVNVYRDGTLQQIPAKELVRGDVMQLEEGDRISADARLVSAESLYVDVSVLTGESLPVARNAYPVRMREAVSVRAGKPLPRAGEHPLQERVNPAEIANMVLAGATVAAGRAVAVVYATGSQTEFGQVAHLTTVIKREPSTLERQVARIVRIITAIAISMGVTVFLFSYLLIGMNVTESFIFAIGIIVANVPEGLLPTVTLALALGVQRMAKQNALVRRLSAVETLSATSVICTDKTGTLTKNEMTVRHLWIPWQPQDMSDEPHLEDSVSPHLIDVTGAGYDPTLGKVQMPADFAAAWKVRLLLIGAALCSNARLIHPSPSRWQEIGDPTEAALLVAAAKAGLNLHALQEQFPRLREVPFDSRRRMMTVVLDWRSSDLWTAAEPYLAITKGAPLEVLRHCHWMVRNGSIEALDEDEVIAANDGLARQGFRVLGLAARRGDDSCLTLRAQELEQDLIFIGLVAMFDPPRPEVQGAIAQCHQAGIKVTMVTGDYGLTAEAIARKIGLVGNNDHPHDRVRVVTGDGMGHLSDAQLRQILKYRSALVFARMSPEHKLRLVQAYKDMGEIVAVTGDGVNDAPALRAAHIGIAMGMNGTDVAREAADIVLTDDNFATIVSAVEQGRAIYQNIRKFMTYILASNVPEITPFLAMVVLKIPPALTILQILAVDLGTDMVPALALGAEDPETGIMSRPPRKKQEFLLNRSLLFRAYGFLGIIEASLSMLGFLMVWWSYGYSLADLQTVTPMILNHTADPAIAAIYRQATTVTLAIIVACQVGNLFACRSEWVSIFRLNWTKNRLLWVGIGVECVSLLSFIYVPFLREIFTTLPLNLWQWLILLACPPILLGAEELRKAILASSRRAHSDKHEVSTPNA